In Aspergillus fumigatus Af293 chromosome 4, whole genome shotgun sequence, one genomic interval encodes:
- a CDS encoding ATP-binding response regulator, whose protein sequence is MPDSVESEWSDSILSCRTMSLPPCNSQCVPGDTTAPTFRDDEPRFDSSPTCGYAGSAQNIAIERLVKLKQELRALDSTSFWSRLMESVTSICNAQYGFVARKVRDHELVNEMGDHKPSLFGIAFYYNDGHQTVGMHRHRYFAGGNLLSHMDHEKPCLIPENLESLSSSCPDKLPFPADGYLAVPLFFRTKCIAHLGLMWSKSGLQKRNLPWSFLEMILYSLEDLVVQQIHNDAECPKHDPQPKTEAAGTLGSVRTVDSVTPSTANCDAEFTTQPLKPYARSLSHELRTPMQGVVGMLDVMHATVREALQAKSSAKNQSVFQSLKESIEMVQDSARRAVEAADNVVHAYDLNMQVPKTPQRERESDPFSGLVQSPIESLPNIFTEGSNPYKRRRSNPADWSEASTSKAKAHRRSAREELSPRSEDVKNAVHESEQIVHANSSHHFDEVMADMVEARPPLAVRRSASHLLLEGINLNMRSPSLRVTKIRDLLRLVINESLHVGGRPDFSLSEATELGERIEVRTRSSNGEIFCKTIVWSVDEALPETLLVDDKDLAKLISCVFLNAVKFTNSGMITVSAKVGSNIGEVFITVRDTGPGIPEAFLPKLFQPFARGDASITRSKDGLGLGLLVAKGLARKMGGDLICVRSSTSGPDHGSEFEISIPVTQSKSSNKPVACMTSSLTPDGSGSSRLGTTSTSSNSRLEQSMLSPLIRRPSPPIQQPSPSLTEEISSQTSTPVRSVSTAKFIRPSINRDAYDEKLGQKHPLTFLVAEDNMINRRVLVNMLKRLGYQDIYEACNGKEAVRIMQDVLAAQKPKASSRLSDCDQLGDCGCKRMKPVDVVLMDLWMPEMDGYEATSKILRLVDDYQRRTLQEQPRSQANNLLLPLPTVLAVSADVTDEALGRASKVGIKGYMTKPYKLSDLERLIVEFCGEATSPNLDRMNI, encoded by the exons ATGCCTGACTCAGTCGAGTCAGAATGGTCGGATTCAATCCTCTCCTGCAGAACAATGTCATTACCCCCCTGCAACTCCCAGTGTGTCCCCGGTGATACGACTGCTCCTACGTTCCGAGACGATGAGCCCAGGTTCGACTCCTCGCCGACTTGCGGGTACGCCGGTAGTGCCCAAAACATCGCCATTGAGCGTTTGGTAAAATTGAAGCAGGAACTCAGAGCGCTTGACTCGACATCATTCTGGAGTCGGCTCATGGAGAGCGTCACTTCGATCTGCAATGCCCAGTATGGCTTCGTAGCTCGCAAGGTCCGAGACCATGAGCTCGTGAACGAGATGGGGGATCACAAGCCGAGTCTGTTTGGAATTGCGTTCTATTACAATGACGGGCATCAGACGGTTGGGATGCACAGACACAGATACTTTGCTGGGGGCAATCTCTTGTCACATATGGATCATGAGAAACCCTGCTTGATACCGGAGAACCTTGAATCCCTTAGTTCTTCCTGTCCGGACAAACTCCCATTTCCCGCGGACGGATACTTGGCTGTGCCGCTCTTCTTTCGAACGAAGTGTATCGCCCATCTCGGTCTCATGTGGTCCAAgtctggcctacagaagcgAAATCTACCGTGGTCATTCCTAGAGATGATCCTATATTCGCTGGAAGATTTGGTTGTCCAGCAGATTCATAATGATGCCGAGTGTCCGAAACACGATCCGCAACCGAAGACAGAAGCGGCGGGCACCCTTGGAAGTGTACGAACCGTCGACAGTGTGACCCCCAGCACTGCCAATTGCGACGCCGAGTTCACCACGCAGCCGCTCAAGCCGTATGCTCGGAGCTTGTCCCATGAGTTACGAACGCCAATGCAGGGAGTTGTGGGAATGCTGGATGTCATGCATGCCACCGTACGAGAGGCCTTGCAGGCAAAATCTTCTGCCAAAAATCAATCTGTCTTTCAATCTCTCAAGGAAAGCATTGAGATGGTTCAAG ACAGTGCAAGACGGGCGGTTGAGGCCGCAGATAACGTCGTCCATGCCTACGATCTCAATATGCAAGTTCCCAAAACACCCCAGCGGGAGCGGGAGAGCGATCCGTTTAGTGGCCTTGTCCAGTCCCCGATTGAAAGTCTGCCAAACATCTTCACCGAAGGCAGCAACCCATACAAGCGGCGGCGGAGCAATCCCGCTGACTGGAGCGAAGCATCGACCTCAAAGGCTAAAGCGCACCGACGCTCGGCCAGGGAAGAGCTGTCCCCGCGGAGTGAGGACGTCAAGAATGCCGTTCACGAGAGTGAGCAAATCGTTCACGCAAATTCCTCGCATCACTTCGATGAGGTCATGGCAGACATGGTGGAGGCTCGTCCCCCGTTAGCTGTGAGGAGATCAGCATCCCATCTGCTGCTAGAAGGCATCAATCTGAATATGAGAAGCCCCTCTCTGAGGGTCACCAAGATTCGTGACCTGCTTCGACTGGTGATAAACGAATCGCTCCATGTCGGCGGCCGACCTGATTTTAGTCTGAGCGAGGCTACGGAGCTAGGAGAGAGAATCGAGGTTCGGACCCGATCGTCCAACGGGGAAATTTTCTGCAAGACTATCGTGTGGAGCGTCGATGAAGCGCTACCGGAAACTTTGCTGGTGGATGACAAAGACCTGGCAAAGTTGATCTCGTGCGTCTTTCTAAACGCAGTGAAGTTCACAAATAGTGGTATGATTACAGTCAGCGCAAAGGTTGGTTCCAATATCGGTGAAGTCTTTATCACTGTGCGAGATACTGGACCAGGTATACCGGAGGCATTTTTGCCCAAGCTCTTTCAACCTTTTGCCAGAGGAGATGCGTCAATCACTCGGAGCAAGGAcggccttggtcttggacTTCTGGTCGCTAAGGGTCTTGCTAGGAAGATGGGTGGTGACTTGATCTGCGTTCGCTCGTCTACCTCTGGGCCCGATCATGGCTCGGAATTCGAAATTAGTATCCCTGTCACTCAATCCAAGTCAAGCAACAAGCCGGTAGCTTGCATGACAAGTAGTTTGACTCCTGACGGCAGCGGTTCTTCACGATTGGGTACGACGAGTACCTCGAGCAATTCCCGCCTCGAACAGTCCATGCTATCACCCTTGATCCGCCGGCCGAGCCCGCCGATTCAACAGCCATCCCCAAGCTTGACCGAAGAAATTTCGTCTCAGACATCCACTCCCGTTCGCTCCGTCTCCACCGCAAAATTTATCCGCCCTTCAATCAACAGGGATGCGTATGATGAGAAGCTCGGACAGAAGCACCCGCTCACCTTCCTGGTAGCTGAAGACAACATGATAAATCGACGGGTTCTGGTGAACATGCTCAAACGGCTTGGGTACCAGGATATTTATGAAGCCTGTAACGGAAAGGAAGCCGTGCGTATCATGCAGGATGTTTTGGCAGCGCAGAAACCCAAAGCTTCGAGTCGGCTCTCCGACTGTGATCAGTTGGGAGATTGCGGATGTAAGCGCATGAAACCAGTCGACGTCGTTCTGATGGACCTCTGGATGCCGGAAATGGACGGTTATGAGGCAACGTCGAAGATCCTCAGACTGGTAGATGATTACCAGCGCCGCACCCTTCAGGAACAACCGAGATCTCAAGCCAATAATTTACTGCTGCCGCTCCCCACAGTGCTTGCCGTCAGTGCAGATGTAACCGATGAGGCTCTCGGACGTGCCTCCAAAGTCGGCATCAAAGGCTACATGACCAAGCCTTATAAGCTGTCAGATCTGGAACGATTGATCGTTGAGTTCTGCGGCGAGGCGACGAGTCCAAATCTTGACCGGATGAACATATAA
- a CDS encoding putative UBX domain protein, producing MSSHVVVLDSTARRATIKTTPGKHLTDILQEACAKLGLNASQYGLKYKGKQLDLSLVFRLSGLASGAKLELVQLSRSPSIVTVALQLPEAEARGVPNGRLLDKFPSTTTLWLVLRKFEAGVAGGGPTRNFTGRGVPVASAGNEGSGRLFYETPVVQIMGRELSTFEDLQKSLAQLGFNSGNVLVRLSFRRTEEPLEVAMVKIQDYFKAFEDAAPEPQETAGVPAQPKTVAESQPGHQVPSAEHAEPLDAVAAAAAAPALSTQEPGPDSHPSIASTEPSAVTQPSSRPVTVFSAPSNTTPQAARMTYNEDDYIPSVDQAQAHQRRLNAASRPVRLPTDAEIAAKAAEEEEKRAAVREVDVKVRLPDQSQIVSKFRQQDTGATLYGFVRSCLSEQFASESFILTSFPAGTPGLGAKKIQSIIPDTDQTFLIKDLGMIGRVLVTFSWDASASPAARSTRASLLKPELRNRAQELKVEQPPELMDTSQDTLPAKVGGLGDRDREKSGRKPGGIPKWLKLPGKK from the exons ATGAGCTCACATGTCGTCGTTCTAGACTCGACTGCTCGAAGAGCCACAATCAAGACAACACCGGGGAAACATTTGACGGATATACTACAAGAAGCATGCGCTAAGCTCGGCTTGAATGCGAGCCAGTACGGCCTCAA GTACAAGGGCAAACAGCTCGATCTCTCTTTAGTCTTCCGGCTCTCTGGGCTAGCTTCCGGTGCGAAACTTGAATTAGTGCAGCTCTCCCGATCGCCTTCTATCGTCACGGTCGCTTTAcagctgcctgaggcagaagcTCGAGGTGTTCCCAACGGACGGCTTTTAGACAAGTTCCCCAGCACGACAACGTTATGGCTAGTGCTGCGCAAGTTCGAGGCAGGTGTTGCAGGTGGCGGACCGACTCGAAATTTCACCGGACGAGGCGTCCCAGTCGCCAGTGCCGGCAACGAGGGATCAGGACGCTTATTTTATGAGACTCCGGTAGTTCAGATCATGGGACGAGAACTGTCCACATTTGAAGATCTCCAGAAGTCGCTAGCGCAGCTTGGTTTCAATAGTGGGAATGTCCTGGTCAGATTAAGTTTCCGGAGGACAGAGGAACCTCTTGAGGTGGCTATGGTTAAGATCCAAGATTACTTCAAAGCATTTGAGGATGCTGCCCCGGAACCGCAAGAGACGGCCGGTGTGCCAGCGCAACCTAAGACCGTTGCCGAAAGCCAACCTGGACATCAAGTGCCGAGTGCTGAACATGCTGAGCCCCTGGATGCTgtagcagcagcggcggcagcacCTGCGCTATCAACACAAGAACCGGGACCTGATTCTCATccctccatcgcctccaCCGAACCATCTGCTGTGACCCAGCCGTCTTCGCGACCAGTCACAGTCTTCTCAGCACCGTCCAACACCACTCCGCAGGCCGCGCGAATGACATATAACGAAGACGACTACATTCCATCTGTGGACCAAGCACAAGCCCACCAGCGCCGTCTCAATGCCGCCTCTCGCCCCGTCCGTCTTCCCACGGATGCAGAAATCGCAGCCAAAgcggcagaggaggaagagaagcgTGCAGCGGTCAGAGAAGTTGACGTCAAGGTCCGCCTTCCGGACCAGAGCCAGATTGTCTCGAAGTTCAGGCAACAAGATACCGGCGCAACGCTCTACGGCTTCGTAAGAAGTTGTTTGTCGGAGCAATTTGCCAGCGAGAGTTTCATACTCACGTCCTTCCCTGCTGGGACCCCGGGTTTAGGTGCGAAGAAGATTCAGAGTATCATTCCTGATACAGATCAGACGTTCTTGATCAAGGATCTTGGCATGATCGGTCGAGTCCTCGTCACCTTCTCTTGGGACGCAAGTGCGTCTCCTGCTGCTCGATCAACCAGAGCAAGTCTTCTGAAGCCTGAGCTCAGGAACCGAGCGCAGGAGCTCAAGGTCGAGCAGCCGCCAGAGTTGATGGATACTTCGCAGGATACTCTGCCTGCGAAGGTAGGCGGACTTGGCGACCGTGATCGAGAGAAGTCTGGACGCAAACCTGGCGGGATACCCAAGTGGTTGAAATTGCCgggaaagaaatga
- a CDS encoding SANT/Myb-like DNA-binding domain-containing protein: MAAADVRDMLDLPAEGQPRPHKKQKVVEKRPEGITRELYALLGERAPPIAINENRYKGRPKWMSKLRVRPWQMTPFTNNARSDGLVLRHWQRQSESAKAPALEGASEMEVDQAKAGGGAATPEKEYPFAKYNVKPRVPRRYTDEEYNRHLKSDDWSRQETDYLMDLVEEYDLRWVVIADRYDFQPQPIDAEANATALVPAKQYRTMEQMKARYYFIAASMLALEHPPSEMSEAEFDLHEKMMKFDPDRERARKELAALQLNRTADEVREEGILLEELKRITSNEQNFMTERRELYSRLEVPISVGNTTMYQSSQGLSQLLQTLLQADKSKKRRSILGPEAAAPSPAGQTPTSNAPTSARDSRADTPSHASAGPSSKKGSTAAAAKEPPQTVKTLTPAEEARYGVQHHDRLVPGVQFRSDRAQKLTQAKSNVQSQKLATALAELEIPPRLLMPTERVCKEFEKLIHSVNLLLDARKVSEKIESEIRVLEAAREERERKTKEVKDKGKPEVKSEEVENSDSGAGDSASAAPTADERADERADKGLQGAEDPDQSTGDRDGVSHKRSASVLSNGSDKSTKRQKK, translated from the exons ATGGCCGCCGCCGATGTGCGCGATATGCTGGATTTGCCCGCAGAGGGCCAGCCTCGACCTcacaagaaacagaaggTGGTCGAGAAGAGACCAG AGGGGATTACTCGTGAGCTCTACGCGCTTCTAGGCGAAAGGGCGCCCCCGATCGCCATTAATGAGAACAGATACAAGGGACGACCGAAATGGATGAGCAAGCTCAGAGTGCGCCCATG GCAAATGACCCCCTTCACCAACAATGCTCGATCGGATGGACTTGTTCTGCGTCACTGGCAAAGACAGTCCGAATCCGCAAAGGCACCGGCACTTGAAGGAGCTTCGGAGATGGAGGTCGATCAGGCGAAAGCGGGAGGAGGGGCTGCAACACCAGAAAAGGAATATCCATTTGCGAAATACAATGTCAAACCTCGCGTACCGAGACGCTACACTGACGAGGAATACAACCGGCATCTGAAGAGCGATGACTGGTCGCGGCAGGAAACTGACTATTTGATGGACCTTGTCGAAGAGTACGACCTCCGCTGGGTGGTTATTGCCGATCGCTACGATTTCCAGCCTCAACCCATAGACGCCGAAGCGAATGCGACCGCGCTCGTCCCGGCTAAACAGTATCGAACAATGGAGCAGATGAAGGCGCGCTACTATTTCATTGCTGCATCAATGCTGGCCCTGGAACATCCCCCGTCAGAAATGTCCGAAGCCGAATTCGATTTGCacgagaagatgatgaaattCGACCCAGACCGTGAGCGGGCTCGCAAAGAACTCGCTGCGCTCCAACTAAACCGCACCGCAGACGAAGTACGCGAGGAGGGCATACTTTTGGAGGAGCTCAAACGCATCACGTCCAACGAGCAAAACTTCATGACCGAACGCAGGGAGCTCTACTCCAGACTCGAAGTGCCCATCAGTGTGGGCAATACTACCATGTACCAGTCTAGCCAGGGCTTATCCCAGCTCCTGCAAACCCTCCTCCAAGccgacaagagcaagaagcgaCGCTCCATTCTCGGACCCGAAGCCGCTGCCCCCAGCCCCGCAGGTCAAACACCTACATCGAATGCCCCAACCAGCGCGCGCGACAGCCGAGCAGATACCCCCAGCCACGCATCCGCCGGTCCATCCAGCAAGAAGGGATCAactgccgccgccgccaaGGAGCCCCCGCAAACCGTCAAGACACTCACCCCAGCCGAAGAAGCCCGGTACGGCGTACAACACCACGACCGTCTCGTTCCGGGCGTGCAATTCCGAAGCGACCGCGCACAGAAGCTCACGCAGGCCAAGTCCAACGTTCAGTCTCAAAAACTCGCCACGGCGCTGGCAGAGCTGGAGATCCCGCCGCGTCTGCTTATGCCTACGGAGCGGGTGTGCAAGGAATTCGAGAAGCTTATCCACTCGGTCAACCTGTTGCTTGATGCCCGCAAAGTGTCCGAGAAGATCGAGAGTGAGATCCGGGTACTGGAAGCGGCcagagaggaaagagagcGCAAGACCAAGGAGGTCAAGGATAAGGGGAAGCCGGAGGTCAAGTCTGAGGAGGTGGAAAATTCTGATTCTGGAGCTGGAGACTCCGCTTCGGCTGCTCCGACGGCAGACGAGCGTGCAGACGAGCGTGCGGATAAGGGACTGCAAGGTGCCGAAGATCCGGATCAGAGTACGGGGGACCGTGATGGTGTATCTCATAAACGCTCAGCTAGTGTACTGAGCAATGGGAGCGATAAGAGTACCAAGCGGCAAAAGAAGTAG
- the pup3 gene encoding proteasome core particle subunit beta 3 has protein sequence MSSPFDINGGACVAMVGKDCVAIACDLRLGMQALTVSNNFPKIFNYGPSTYLGLTGLATDVNTVSDLLRYKVNMYRLREERNIAPQTLANLVSSSLYERRFGPFFVSPVIAGVNSTTGKPFICGFDSIGCIDFAKDFIVSGTASEQLFGTCEGLWEPDLSPEDLFETISQALLSAVDRDALSGWGAQVYIIEKDKVTKRLLKGRQD, from the exons ATG AGCTCTCCCTTCGATATCA ATGGCGGAGCTTGTGTCGCCATGGTGGGCAAGGACTGCGTTGCAATTGCATGCGACCTCCGACTGGGCATGCAGGCCTTGACCGTCTCCAACAACTTCCCCAAGATCTTCAACTACGGTCCCTCAACCTACCTCGGGTTGACTGGCCTGGCCACGGACGTCAACACTGTCTCAGACCTCCTTCGCTACAAGGTGAATATGTACCGACTCCGCGAAGAACGGAACATTGCGCCACAGACTTTGGCCAACCTGGTCAGTTCATCGCTGTATGAGAGACGGTTTGGGCCTTTCTTCGTGAGCCCTGTCATTGCTGGCGTGAACAGCACGACGGGTAAACCTTTCATCTGCGGATTTGACAGTATCGGATGCATCGATTTCGCCAAGGATTTCATTGTCAGTGGTACGGCGAGTGAACAGCTTTTCGGTACTTGTGAGGGTTTGTGGGAGCCAGATCTG TCCCCTGAAGATTTGTTCGAGACTATTTCTCAAGCCCTTCTCAGTGCAGTTGACAGAGATGCTCTTTCCGGTTGGGGTGCTCAAGTATACATCATAGAGAAAGACAAGGTGACGAAGCGGCTACTCAAGGGAAGACAAGATTAG
- a CDS encoding epoxide hydrolase produces the protein MNTIRPFTISIPDSQLDLLHQKLQAATFPDELDAAGWDLGVPLDEIKRLTAYWRDGFDWRAKEKELNGKLHQFMVSVSVSGFVQLDIHCVHQRSPMPGAIPLLFLHGWPGSFLEAVKLIPLLTKGDENQPAFDLVVPSLPNFGFSQGVKQRGFGLAQYAEAMHSLMLNLGYEKYVIQGGDWGSIIARVMATIYPQHIKAVHLNFAPVAPPYPWRHPWIFVQSILTLPFSSRSRALISTTLDYLNRGNAYMRQQETAPQTLGYGLHDSPVALLAWVYDKLHAWADDYPWTDDEILTWVSVYQFSVAGPAASVRIYYEAAQTPPADASASTLKRVSTVDAISASIPGEVKLAVAHFKRELIKLPFLWCRSMGSVVRESEFECGGHFAAWEVPELLAADVRSFLGKGGQAYAAVTGKNGY, from the exons ATGAATACAATCCGGCCTTTCACCATCAGTATCCCCGACTCCCAACTGGATCTTTTGCACCAAAAGCTTCAGGCCGCTACCTTCCCTGATGAACTAGACGCTGCAGGCTGGGACCTGGGAGTCCCACTGGACGAGATCAAACGACTGACCGCATACTGGCGCGATGGATTCGACTGGCGCgcaaaggagaaggagttgaACGGCAAACTGCACCAGTTCATGGTCTCTGTCTCTGTTTCGGGCTTTGTGCAGCTCGATATTCATTGCGTGCATCAGAGGAGTCCTATGCCGGGTGCTATTCCGCTACTCTTCCTACATGGCT GGCCAGGCAGCTTTCTTGAGGCCGTCAAGCTGATACCGCTCCTGACGAAAGGCGACGAGAATCAGCCAGCTTTTGACCTGGTGGTGCCTTCACTGCCAAACTTTGGCTTCTCGCAGGGCGTGAAACAG AGAGGCTTCGGTCTGGCACAATATGCTGAAGCGATGCATTCCCTCATGTTAAATCTAGGCTACGAGAAATACG TCATCCAAGGAGGAGACTGGGGTAGCATCATCGCCCGCGTCATGGCAACGATCTACCCCCAGCACATCAAAGCCGTCCATCTCAACTTCGCCCCCGTGGCTCCTCCCTACCCATGGCGCCACCCATGGATCTTTGTGCAATCAATTCTGACTCTTCCCTTCTCCTCGCGGAGCAGGGCTTTGATCTCGACCACCCTCGACTATCTGAACCGGGGAAATGCTTACATGCGCCAGCAGGAAACTGCCCCCCAGACGCTGGGCTACGGGCTACACGATAGTCCCGTCGCCCTTCTGGCTTGGGTCTACGACAAGTTACACGCCTGGGCGGACGACTACCCCTGGACAGACGATGAGATTCTCACGTGGGTGAGCGTCTACCAGTTCTCGGTCGCGGGTCCCGCGGCTTCGGTTCGGATCTACTACGAGGCTGCGCAGACGCCACCTGCTGATGCATCAGCGTCGACGTTGAAGAGAGTGTCCACCGTTGATGCAATCTCCGCGTCCATCCCCGGGGAGGTCAAGTTGGCCGTGGCGCATTTCAAGCGAGAGTTGATCAAGTTACCCTTCTTGTGGTGCCGGAGCATGGGCTCAGTGGTGCGGGAAAGTGAGTTTGAATGTGGTGGCCATTTTGCCGCGTGGGAAGTACCAGAGCTACTCGCTGCTGATGTGAGAAGCTTTTTGGGGAAGGGTGGCCAGGCGTATGCCGCCGTGACTGGAAAGAATGGCTACTAA
- the erp5 gene encoding emp24/gp25L/p24 family protein encodes MAPTRSSASWLSSALAVCAILCLAVPANALYFYMDGRQTKCFYEDLPKDTLVVGNFRTEVINQQSNTYSVDPNLKMLITVDETFDNDHRVVSKRDGHAGRFTFSAADAGQHRICLTPDTNAAVGGWLSGAPAGAVRVNLDIAIGETSKIETEDKDKMKDIVQKVKDLNGRLQDIRREQVFQREREAEFRDQSEATNARVVRWTLIQLAVLSATCAWQLSHLRSFFIKQKLT; translated from the exons ATGGCACCGACCAGATCATCGGCCTCGTGGCTCTCATCAGCCCTGGCCGTATGTGCCATTCTCTGTCTTGCCGTGCCCGCCAATGCCCTCTACTTCTACATGGATGGCCGTCAAACAAAATGCTTCTATGAGGATCTGCCCAAGGACACTCTGGTTGTTG GAAACTTCAGAACCGAAGTCATCAACCAACAGTCCAACACGTACTCGGTCGACCCTAACCTGAAGATGCTCATCACTGTCGACGAGACCTTCGACAACGACCACCGCGTCGTCTCCAAGCGCGACGGTCACGCCGGCCgcttcaccttctccgccgccgaCGCCGGCCAGCACAGAATCTGCCTTACGCCCGACACCAACGCTGCCGTGGGCGGCTGGCTGTCTGGTGCGCCCGCGGGCGCCGTCAGGGTGAACCTGGACATTGCCATCGGCGAGACAAGCAAGATTGAGaccgaggacaaggacaagatgaaggatattgtgcagaaggtcaaggatcTCAATGGGCGGCTACAGGACATTCGCCGCGAGCAGGTGTTCCAACGG GAGCGTGAAGCTGAATTCCGTGATCAATCCGAGGCTACCAACGCCCGTGTTGTCCGCTGGACACTCATCCAACTCGCCGTGCTGTCCGCTACATGTGCCTGGCAACTGTCACATCTCCgctctttcttcatcaagcaGAAGCTGACGTAA
- a CDS encoding 60S ribosomal eL36 domain-containing protein produces the protein MRAGAMYGCRSATLALSPNRSPTHQHGRPTKTLQAPSRFYPHRRLSTRQLPSSNHRRRQTPVTTVEMAQERSGIVVGLNKGHKTTPFNTPKTRISRTKGQSSRRTAFVRDIAREVAGLAPYERRIIELLRNTQDKRARKLAKKRLGTFSRGKKKVEDMQRVIAESRRVTGH, from the exons ATGCGGGCAGGAGCGATGTACGGCTGTAGGTCAGCCACCCTAGCCCTAAGCCCTAACCGCTCGCCTACGCACCAACACGGGCGGCCAACCAAAACTTTGCAGGCTCCATCGCGATTCTATCCGCACCGACGACTGTCGACTCGACAACTTCCTTCCAGCAACCACCGTCGTCGCCAAACCCCAGTCACAACCGTCGAGATGGCGCAGGAACGTTCCGGAATCGTGGTCGGTCTGAACAAGGGCCAC AAAACCACCCCTTTCAACACCCCCAAGACCCGGATCAGCCGCACCAAGGGCCAGTCTTCCCGCCGCACTGCCTTCGTCCGTGACATCGCCCGTGAGGTTGCTGGTCTTGCCCCTTATGAGCGTCGTATCATCGAACTTCTGAGAAACACTCAGGACAAGAGAGCTCGCAAGCTCGCCAAGAAGAGG CTCGGTACCTTCTCCCGTGGCAAGAAAAAGGTTGAGGACATGCAGAGAGTCATCGCCGAGTCCAGACGTGTGACTGGTCACTAA